One window from the genome of Glycine soja cultivar W05 chromosome 12, ASM419377v2, whole genome shotgun sequence encodes:
- the LOC114378747 gene encoding probable tocopherol O-methyltransferase, chloroplastic — translation MATVVRIPTISCIHIHTFRSQSPRTFARIRVGPRSWAPIRASAASSERGEIVLEQKPKKDDKNKLQKGIAEFYDESSGLWENIWGDHMHHGFYDSDSTVSLSDHRAAQIRMIQESLRFASVSEERSKWPKSIVDVGCGIGGSSRYLAKKFGATSVGITLSPVQAQRANALAAAQGLADKVSFQVADALQQPFSDGQFDLVWSMESGEHMPDKAKFVGELARVAAPGATIIIVTWCHRDLGPDEQSLHPWEQDLLKKICDAYYLPAWCSTSDYVKLLQSLSLQDIKSEDWSRFVAPFWPAVIRSAFTWKGLTSLLSSGQKTIKGALAMPLMIEGYKKDLIKFAIITCRKPE, via the exons ATGGCCACCGTGGTGAGGATCCCAACAATCTCATGCATCCACATCCACACGTTCCGTTCCCAATCCCCTCGCACTTTCGCCAGAATCCGGGTCGGACCCAGGTCGTGGGCTCCTATTCGGGCATCGGCAGCGAGCTCGGAGAGAGGGGAGATAGTATTGGAGCAGAAGCCGAAGAAGGATGACAAGAACAAGCTGCAGAAGGGAATCGCAGAGTTTTACGACGAGTCGTCTGGCTTATGGGAGAACATTTGGGGCGACCACATGCACCATGGCTTTTATGACTCGGATTCCACTGTTTCGCTTTCGGATCATCGTGCTGCTCAGATCCGAATGATCCAAGAGTCTCTTCGCTTTGCCTCTGTTTCtg AGGAGCGTAGTAAATGGCCCAAGAGTATAGTTGATGTTGGGTGTGGCATAGGTGGCAGCTCTAGATACCTGGCCAAGAAATTTGGAGCAACCAGTGTAGGCATCACTCTGAGTCCTGTTCAAGCTCAAAGAGCAAATGCTCTTGCTGCTGCTCAAGGATTGGCTGATAAG GTTTCCTTTCAGGTTGCTGACGCTCTACAGCAACCATTCTCTGACGGCCAGTTTGATCTGGTGTGGTCCATGGAGAGTGGAGAGCATATGCCTGACAAAGCTaag TTTGTTGGAGAGTTAGCTCGGGTAGCAGCACCAGGTGCCACTATAATAATAGTAACATGGTGCCACAGGGATCTTGGCCCTGACGAACAATCCTTACATCCATGGGAGCAAGATCTCTTAAAGAAGATTTGCGATGCATATTACCTCCCTGCCTGGTGCTCAACTTCTGATTATGTTAAGTTGCTCCAATCCCTGTCACTTCAG GACATCAAGTCAGAAGATTGGTCTCGCTTTGTTGCTCCATTTTGGCCAGCAGTGATACGCTCAGCCTTCACATGGAAGGGTCTAACTTCACTCTTGAGCAGTG GACAAAAAACGATAAAAGGAGCTTTGGCTATGCCATTGATGATAGAGGGATACAAGAAAGATCTAATTAAGTTTGCCATCATTACATGTCGAAAACCTGAATAA